The Candidatus Denitrolinea symbiosum DNA window ACGCGCACATTGTCCAGGATGCCGGGATTCGGCTCGCGGGCTTCGGCGGCGTTTCCCCCGGCCAGTTGGCGCGGCTCTTTGACGAAGATGAGCGCGACGACGAGCGCGATGGTCGTTGCGATCGCGCCGCCGATGAATGGAGCCTCCCGGCCCAGCGCGTTGAACAACATTCCGCCGCCGAAGTAGGCCAGCAGGCCGCCCACGCCGCCCATGAAGTTGATCACGCCGTTGGCTTTGCTGCGGTCGTTCTTCTCGAACAGGTCGCCCAGCCAGGCGACGGTGGGAGAGCGAAACAGCGCCATCCCAAAATCGGTAATGACGATGAACATGGAGAGCGCGAGGAGGGACTGCGCCGCGGGAATGAAGATGAAGCTCAGCAGGGCGATCGGCGCGCCGAGCAGGATCCATCCCTTGCGGCGGCCAAAGCGGTTCCAGGTGCGGTCGCTTTTTGCGCCGGCCCAGGGGGCGATGAACATATTCAGGATGTTGTCCCAGGTCATAATGAACAACGCCAGGCTGGGAGCCAGTCCAAACCCGACGATATCGGGAAGAGAACGGCCCTCGGCGAGCAGCTGCCGCTCGAACTCAGGGTTGCCGGCCTGCAAGAAGAGAGGGATGAACTGGTTGAAGACCGGCCAGATGATGCTGATGCCGAGAAAACCGAAACCAAGCAGGAAGGTCTTGCCCCAGGGAAAACGTTTCTGTTCCATGCTATTCTCCTTTTTCTTGACTGATTTTACGCAGGAATTCTCGATCCTTTTCGGTCAATTCCGCTTTCTCCAACAGGTCGGGACGGCGCTGCCAGGTCCGCAGCAGGGACTGCTCGCGCCGCCATTTCTCGATCCGGGCGTGATCGCCGGAGAGGAGCGCTTCGGGGACGCGCTCGCCGCGAAACTCGGGCGGACGCGTGTAGTGCGGATGTTCGAGCAGGCCGCCGGCGTGCGAATCGTCGTCCGCGCCGGTGGGATCGCCGAGCGCGCCGGGCAGCAGGCGCGTCGCCGCGTCGATGAGGATGAGCGCGGGCAGTTCGCCGCCGGTGAGGACGTAATCGCCGACGGAGATCTCGTCTGTGGCGAGACGGCGGATGCGCTCGTCGAAGCCCTCGTAACGTCCGCAGACGAGAGCGACGCGTTCGTGCGCCGTCAACTCGCGGGCGACGGCTTGCGAGAAGACGCGTCCCTGCGGGGTAAGCAGGATGACCGGGACCCCGCTCGACGGTCCAAGCACGGATTCGACCGCATCGAAGACCGGCCCGGGCTTCATCACCATCCCGCCGCCGCCGCCGTACGGCAGGTCGTCGGTGGTGTGATGCTTGTCGCGCGCCCAATCGCGGATGTTGTGCAGGCGCACGTCCAGCAATCCGCGCTGACGGGCGCGTTGAAGAATACTCGATTCAAGATAGGGGGGAAAGACTTCGGGCAGCAGGGTGAAGACCTCGAACTGCATGAGCGGATTTTAGCATAAGAACACGTTTAGAGTCGGCGGGCCTTGCTTGACGCTCGCCCTCACAAAAGGTAAGATGATTGCATGTATTTAAGACGCAAGCCAAAATGGAGCATGACCCGCAAACGGTACCGGGTGAACTGGTTCATCGTATCCATGCTGACCATCGGGATCGCCATCATGCTCTACGTGAACGCGGTCATCGTGCCTACCATCCCGCCGCCTTTCGTGCCGACAGCCACCCCCACGCGTTCGCCCGAATCGTACATCGTCGAAGCGGAAACCGCCTTCAACGAGGGGCAGCTCGCCAGGGCAATTGACCTGTACCAGCAGGCCATCCGCTCCAACCCGCAGGACGCCGCGGCCTACACGTCGCTGGCGCGGGTGCAAATCTACGCGGGGAAGTACAAGGACGCGCAGGCCAGCGCGGAGGCCGCCCTCCTGCTGAATTCCAGCAACGCGCGCTCCCACGCCATGCGCGCCTGGGCGCTGGACTTTCAGGGCGACTATCTCGGAGCGGAGGCGGCCATCAAGCGCGCCCTCGAACTGGACCCGAACCTGGGCGTGACCCACGCGGTGTACGTGGAGGTCCTGATCGACTCCTACCTTTCCGGCGGGGCCACCTTCGACAACCTCGCCCGGGCCGCGGAAGAATCGCGCCTGGCGCTCTCGCTCGATCCCAACACCATCGAATCGCACCGGGCGCGCGGCTACGCGTTGGAAGCCACCGCCAATTACGAGGAAGCCATCGCGGAATAC harbors:
- a CDS encoding major facilitator superfamily (MSF) transporter, encoding MEQKRFPWGKTFLLGFGFLGISIIWPVFNQFIPLFLQAGNPEFERQLLAEGRSLPDIVGFGLAPSLALFIMTWDNILNMFIAPWAGAKSDRTWNRFGRRKGWILLGAPIALLSFIFIPAAQSLLALSMFIVITDFGMALFRSPTVAWLGDLFEKNDRSKANGVINFMGGVGGLLAYFGGGMLFNALGREAPFIGGAIATTIALVVALIFVKEPRQLAGGNAAEAREPNPGILDNVRVLFSNPDKSGLFVLLSILFWFMAFNALETGLSSFAVFSLGIKAGSAAIYAGLVTVSFIIFAVPAGYLGTRYGRGRVIQIGLTGLTLLILIGFFVIRDTATLIAVIVPVGGFWALVNVNSLPLVYDHGDERRIGAYTGLYYFSSQLAAVLGPTLGGIVVDAFGDQYRWLWLFSFVFMTFALLSMRGVKRGAPQASA
- a CDS encoding tRNA (guanosine(37)-N1)-methyltransferase TrmD → MQFEVFTLLPEVFPPYLESSILQRARQRGLLDVRLHNIRDWARDKHHTTDDLPYGGGGGMVMKPGPVFDAVESVLGPSSGVPVILLTPQGRVFSQAVARELTAHERVALVCGRYEGFDERIRRLATDEISVGDYVLTGGELPALILIDAATRLLPGALGDPTGADDDSHAGGLLEHPHYTRPPEFRGERVPEALLSGDHARIEKWRREQSLLRTWQRRPDLLEKAELTEKDREFLRKISQEKGE